Proteins from one Setaria italica strain Yugu1 chromosome V, Setaria_italica_v2.0, whole genome shotgun sequence genomic window:
- the LOC101775833 gene encoding extensin-2: MKMSMTGQPKGHLWLVFTMLFVTFAMHGEGASSFAPPSLSISPTYDPVIKVIGKVYCYRCFNEAHPEESHGKRHLEGAMVKVTCQANDQALVAFGYTRSNGKYSVILKGLPISNTYGADSCKVELHGAPGGSDCNVPIELNLSGLSVYSKSSKEVVLQANQIMAFASKNTLECSKPHMPPPAHPYNSPQLPYQYPSPPASHKSQPLPYQHSPPPSNLFPPPAYQYPSPPLNNYASPPPYLQSTLPNSYQSPPPLQGVNSPVPSHKYLPPPYYYNSPPPYVSKKNSPPPQYQYNYVPPPLANQYPPPPYIHSSPLLPSSTGTTYQYNSPPPYQYAPPPHSHQSSPPPAQYSPQLPPNAPNNLHPSVPHAKSPPVSSASPHPLYQHNSPPPPIEALSAPTPPLHSYQSPPPTNQLS, translated from the exons ATGAAAATGAGCATGACAGGCCAGCCAAAGGGTCACCTATGGCTGGTCTTCACCATGTTGTTTGTCACTTTTGCAATGCACGGTGAGGGAGCGAGCAGCTTTGCACCACCTTCTCTTTCCATATCACCAACATATGATCCTGTTATTAAGGTGATAGGGAAGGTGTACTGCTACAGATGCTTCAATGAGGCACACCCAGAAGAATCCCATGGGAAAAGGCACCTGGAAG GAGCCATGGTCAAGGTCACTTGTCAGGCAAATGACCAAGCACTCGTGGCATTTGGTTACACCAGAAGCAATGGCAAATACAGTGTGATCCTTAAGGGATTGCCAATTAGCAACACCTATGGGGCCGACTCGTGTAAGGTCGAGCTCCATGGAGCACCAGGAGGATCAGACTGCAATGTGCCAATTGAGTTAAATTTGTCTGGGCTCAGTGTTTACTCCAAGTCAAGCAAGGAGGTGGTTCTCCAAGCGAACCAGATAATGGCATTTGCATCAAAGAATACCTTGGAATGTTCAAAACCTCACATGCCACCACCGGCGCATCCCTACAATTCCCCGCAACTCCCTTACCAGTATCCCTCGCCTCCGGCTAGCCATAAGTCCCAACCATTGCCTTATCAACATTCGCCACCTCCTTCTAACCTGTTTCCTCCTCCAGCTTACCAGTACCCATCACCTCCACTAAACAACTATGCTTCACCGCCACCTTACCTACAGTCCACACTTCCAAACAGCTACCAATCACCACCACCTCTACAAGGCGTCAATTCTCCAGTACCATCCCACAAGTATTTACCACCTCCATACTACTACAACTCTCCACCACcatacgtttcaaaaaaaaactctccACCACCACAATACCAGTACAACTACGTACCTCCGCCACTAGCTAACCAGTATCCCCCACCTCCATACATCCACAGTTCACCACTTCTACCATCATCAACAGGAACTACATACCAATATAACTCTCCGCCTCCGTACCAGTATGCACCACCTCCACATAGCCATCAATCTTCACCGCCACCTGCCCAGTATTCCCCACAATTACCTCCAAATGCTCCAAACAATCTGCATCCAAGTGTCCCTCATGCAAAGTCTCCACCAGTATCTTCAGCATCTCCACATCCTCTTTACCAGCACAACTCTCCACCACCTCCAATTGAAGCTCTGTCGGCACCAACGCCACCTCTGCACTCCTATCAATCCCCACCACCAACAAATCAGCTATCTTAA